A genomic stretch from Acidobacteriota bacterium includes:
- a CDS encoding ABC transporter ATP-binding protein — protein sequence MRNPLRPLFPYLAKYKKSYVIGFTALILTQVVGVTVPLVIKYTFDALTSGVITQKLAFFALLLLGISLAKAIFQFWMRWILIGISRDVEYDLRNDLFKHLMRQDSRYYSEHRTGDLMAKLTNDLNAVRNIVGPGIMYSANTVVTGIATVALMAHLDLRLTLLALAPLPLASIAVKFFGQRIHERFESIQGMYSELTEKVRENLSGVRLVRSFRQEEPEMRHFDDMNQLYVEKNKGLIWISSFLWPALALLFAASFLLIMIVGGEHVLSGKITIGTFAAFNVYLMYLIWPIIALGWVTNIIQRGLASMGRLWTIFAIQPAIDDRLVPQNPVQELKGEIEFRNLTFAYNGFPILRDINLHIPAGRTVAIVGATGSGKTTLAALVPRLFDAPQGSVLVDGIPVHQVPLKTLRSHIGFVPQETFLFSESIRENIRFGAPDSSGHEVERAAEISNVLPDILSFPKGFDSMVGERGLTLSGGQKQRVAISRAIIRDPRILILDDALSSVDTYTEEKILRHLTEVMAGRTTILISHRVSTIRNADEIVVLHDGTIVERGSHEELLAMNGHYTELYNKQLIEESLEMEM from the coding sequence ATGCGAAACCCTCTCCGACCCCTTTTCCCGTACCTGGCCAAATACAAGAAGAGTTATGTCATTGGCTTCACGGCGCTCATCCTCACTCAGGTTGTCGGAGTCACAGTTCCTCTGGTCATCAAATACACGTTTGACGCCCTAACTAGCGGTGTTATCACGCAAAAACTCGCCTTTTTCGCACTGCTACTCCTGGGCATTTCGCTGGCGAAAGCGATTTTCCAGTTCTGGATGCGCTGGATACTGATCGGTATCTCCCGCGATGTTGAGTATGACCTCCGCAATGATCTGTTCAAGCATCTGATGCGGCAGGACTCCCGCTACTACAGCGAACACCGCACCGGCGACCTGATGGCCAAGCTGACCAATGATTTGAATGCCGTCCGAAACATCGTCGGGCCAGGCATCATGTACTCGGCCAACACGGTGGTAACCGGAATTGCGACGGTCGCTCTTATGGCCCATCTGGACCTGCGTCTGACGCTTCTGGCGCTTGCGCCACTGCCGTTGGCGTCCATTGCAGTCAAGTTCTTTGGGCAGCGCATCCACGAGAGGTTTGAAAGCATCCAGGGCATGTATTCGGAGCTTACTGAAAAAGTCAGGGAAAATCTCTCAGGAGTCCGGCTTGTCCGCTCCTTCCGCCAGGAAGAACCCGAAATGCGGCATTTCGACGACATGAATCAGCTTTATGTGGAGAAGAACAAAGGCCTGATCTGGATCTCGAGTTTCCTGTGGCCCGCCCTGGCATTGCTGTTCGCGGCTTCCTTTCTGCTCATCATGATTGTCGGCGGGGAGCATGTTCTGTCCGGCAAAATCACCATCGGAACGTTCGCTGCGTTCAACGTTTACCTGATGTATCTTATCTGGCCCATCATCGCGCTGGGATGGGTGACGAACATCATCCAGCGAGGCCTTGCCTCCATGGGACGTCTGTGGACCATCTTTGCCATCCAACCGGCTATTGATGACCGACTCGTTCCCCAAAATCCTGTTCAGGAGCTTAAGGGTGAAATTGAATTTCGGAACCTCACTTTTGCCTATAATGGGTTCCCGATTCTCCGGGACATCAACCTGCACATCCCCGCCGGACGGACCGTCGCGATTGTCGGAGCGACGGGGTCCGGCAAGACCACCCTGGCCGCACTGGTTCCCCGTTTGTTTGACGCGCCTCAGGGATCGGTGCTGGTGGATGGAATTCCAGTCCATCAAGTGCCCCTCAAGACTTTGAGATCGCACATCGGGTTCGTTCCGCAGGAAACTTTTCTGTTCAGCGAATCCATCCGGGAGAACATCCGGTTCGGCGCTCCCGATTCTTCTGGCCATGAGGTGGAACGCGCGGCAGAAATCTCCAACGTTCTGCCCGATATTCTCAGTTTCCCCAAAGGTTTTGATTCCATGGTGGGAGAGCGCGGCCTCACGCTCTCCGGGGGCCAGAAGCAGCGCGTGGCGATCTCTCGAGCCATCATCCGTGATCCGCGCATCCTGATTCTTGATGACGCGCTCTCGAGCGTTGACACCTACACCGAGGAAAAAATCTTGCGGCACCTGACTGAAGTCATGGCAGGGAGGACCACCATTCTGATTTCCCACCGCGTCTCTACCATTCGCAACGCGGACGAGATTGTCGTGCTGCATGATGGCACCATAGTGGAGCGAGGCTCCCACGAAGAATTGTTGGCCATGAATGGCCATTACACCGAACTTTACAATAAGCAACTGATTGAAGAATCGCTCGAAATGGAGATGTAA
- a CDS encoding LysM peptidoglycan-binding domain-containing protein yields MGKRKLQFLILSIVIAFGSCSSGKKKVTVSPPTSVVPPPAALPIRRAALAPSVAKPNPPDPETVLISKVDDTYSKGIKEYQAGNTQKAKQDFDKALSLLLESGMDIQNNSRLRAEFDKLVEKTYGLEVSAAASGDTTVQRDYEPPPIESFAELTFPVDPNVRQRAERELISVRSDLPLVTNDYVAGFLTYFQNGGQGYIEKILSRVGMYQPMVSSALRKYGLPQDLIYMAAGESGFSPLAVSKAGATGIWQFMASRARDYGLKMNQYQDQREDPLKSTDAAARHLRDLYKEFGDWYLAMAAYDAGPGAIQRAVEQTGYANFWKLRELHALPQETQNYVPIFIATALIAKDPRAYGFDIQPDPPLESDQVTVTVPTDLRLVAELIDQPPKELERLNPSLLTWATPLDESEFVINLPRGTKDLYEKRIAEVPPEKRVWWRAVKVDQSDTLEAIARKYRITRAELAQVNHLDPGDDPEVGAHLIVPLPPGRETAYRRGRYYRYRIRLGDTLGGIARRFHVSVAGLRNWNHLRGSQIVAGRTLQVYARGGPSPETTGEYHAEMPNGVKIYRIQRGDSLGSIARRFHVSVDKLRRWNNLRGSAIVEGTSLKISSGSRTKHLASDPPAESHHEDRSSVFHYRIRKGDTLAVIADHFKVTVAQIREWNHLAGSFIMPGQVLALHGVPD; encoded by the coding sequence TTGGGGAAGCGTAAACTCCAGTTCCTGATCCTATCTATCGTAATTGCTTTTGGGTCGTGCAGTTCTGGCAAGAAGAAGGTTACGGTTTCACCCCCAACGTCCGTCGTTCCACCCCCTGCAGCTCTTCCCATCCGGCGCGCGGCGCTTGCTCCCTCTGTTGCCAAGCCTAACCCCCCCGATCCAGAAACGGTCCTGATTTCCAAGGTTGACGACACATACAGCAAGGGCATAAAGGAATATCAGGCCGGAAACACGCAAAAGGCCAAGCAGGACTTTGACAAGGCGCTGAGCCTGTTGCTGGAGTCCGGCATGGACATTCAGAACAACAGCCGGCTCAGGGCCGAGTTCGACAAGTTGGTCGAAAAAACTTATGGGCTTGAGGTCTCAGCCGCGGCAAGCGGTGACACCACGGTCCAGCGTGATTATGAACCTCCGCCGATTGAATCTTTTGCCGAGCTTACTTTTCCTGTGGATCCGAATGTTCGCCAACGTGCTGAACGTGAGCTGATTTCGGTTCGTTCCGACCTTCCGCTCGTCACAAACGACTACGTTGCCGGTTTCCTTACTTACTTTCAAAATGGAGGGCAGGGCTACATTGAGAAGATCCTTTCCCGGGTTGGAATGTACCAGCCGATGGTCTCCAGCGCCCTTCGCAAGTACGGATTACCGCAGGATCTGATCTACATGGCCGCTGGGGAAAGCGGTTTCAGCCCTCTTGCTGTGTCAAAGGCGGGGGCTACCGGTATCTGGCAATTCATGGCATCGCGCGCCCGGGATTACGGACTTAAGATGAACCAGTACCAGGACCAGCGCGAGGACCCCCTGAAGTCGACAGATGCCGCTGCCCGTCACCTGCGGGACCTTTATAAGGAGTTCGGCGACTGGTATCTGGCCATGGCGGCCTATGATGCCGGGCCTGGCGCGATCCAGAGGGCGGTGGAGCAAACCGGGTACGCGAACTTCTGGAAACTCCGAGAACTACACGCCCTGCCCCAGGAGACCCAGAACTACGTGCCTATCTTTATTGCGACGGCACTAATTGCCAAGGACCCACGCGCATATGGGTTTGACATCCAGCCAGATCCGCCCTTGGAGTCTGACCAGGTTACCGTGACTGTTCCCACGGACCTTCGGCTTGTGGCTGAACTGATCGATCAGCCTCCCAAAGAGTTGGAACGCCTTAATCCAAGCCTTCTGACCTGGGCGACACCGTTGGACGAAAGCGAGTTTGTGATCAACCTTCCGCGTGGAACCAAGGATTTGTATGAGAAGCGCATCGCGGAAGTACCTCCCGAAAAACGGGTCTGGTGGAGGGCGGTCAAGGTGGATCAGTCAGACACGTTGGAAGCGATCGCGCGAAAGTACCGCATTACCCGGGCCGAACTCGCACAGGTCAACCATCTTGATCCTGGAGATGACCCGGAAGTCGGCGCGCACCTCATCGTTCCTTTGCCTCCGGGCCGCGAGACTGCATACCGGCGAGGCCGCTATTACCGTTACCGCATACGGCTTGGTGATACCCTTGGCGGCATTGCCCGCCGCTTTCATGTTAGCGTCGCAGGTCTCCGCAATTGGAACCACCTACGAGGGTCGCAGATCGTGGCCGGCAGGACCCTCCAGGTATATGCTCGCGGCGGACCCAGCCCAGAGACTACAGGCGAATACCACGCGGAAATGCCCAACGGCGTCAAAATTTACAGGATTCAGAGGGGCGATTCGCTTGGGAGTATTGCGCGGCGCTTCCATGTAAGCGTCGACAAGCTTCGCCGCTGGAACAATTTGCGAGGTTCGGCCATTGTCGAGGGGACATCGCTGAAAATCAGCAGTGGGAGCCGCACGAAGCATCTTGCCTCCGATCCTCCTGCCGAGAGTCATCATGAGGATCGAAGTTCCGTTTTCCACTATCGGATCCGCAAGGGCGACACTCTTGCGGTTATCGCAGACCATTTCAAGGTAACGGTCGCGCAGATCCGCGAATGGAACCACCTGGCCGGTTCCTTCATTATGCCCGGACAAGTTCTGGCCTTGCACGGCGTGCCGGACTGA
- a CDS encoding phosphatidylinositol kinase — protein sequence MLEGPGNFGTGVHSEGDAFTSPLALQGGHNGSFEVQKVVAVECIRRMRGGSQPFLMGCDDGQTYVVKFRNNPQHARILANEMLASRLAILIRLPVPGRAFVQVSQSLISGTPLLRFQTAGREEQCVAGVHFGSRFPGPPSQTLVVDFLPDRLLRRVSKLASIFMGAYVLDKWTCNCDGRQMIFYRTIDQGGSHYSATLIDQGFCFNDGEWNFPDSPIRSLYPRRLVYEDVRGLQSFEPYLSQVENIEANELDECVRDVPREWCGDDPDQISRLVEQLYARRRRVRQLIIDAKQSSLRPFPNWE from the coding sequence ATGCTTGAAGGTCCCGGCAATTTCGGTACTGGAGTTCACTCCGAGGGCGACGCATTTACCTCGCCTCTGGCCCTGCAGGGCGGACATAATGGATCCTTTGAGGTCCAGAAGGTTGTGGCAGTTGAGTGCATTCGTCGAATGCGGGGCGGCTCGCAGCCGTTTCTGATGGGCTGCGATGACGGCCAGACCTATGTTGTAAAATTCAGGAACAATCCCCAGCACGCCAGAATTCTCGCCAACGAGATGCTTGCCAGCCGGCTGGCCATCCTCATACGGCTGCCTGTCCCCGGCAGGGCATTCGTCCAGGTTTCGCAGAGCCTTATTTCCGGGACACCTCTTCTGAGGTTCCAGACGGCGGGGCGCGAAGAGCAGTGCGTCGCAGGAGTGCATTTTGGCTCCAGATTTCCAGGCCCTCCCAGCCAGACACTGGTGGTGGATTTTCTTCCTGACCGGCTGTTGCGACGGGTGTCTAAACTGGCGTCGATTTTCATGGGTGCATACGTGCTCGACAAATGGACCTGCAACTGCGATGGCCGCCAGATGATTTTCTATCGAACTATCGACCAGGGCGGGAGCCATTATTCTGCCACTTTGATCGACCAGGGGTTCTGCTTTAACGATGGCGAATGGAACTTCCCGGACAGCCCTATCCGGAGCCTCTATCCCCGGCGACTGGTGTACGAGGACGTCCGCGGATTGCAGTCGTTTGAACCCTACCTGTCCCAGGTTGAAAACATTGAGGCAAACGAACTGGATGAGTGCGTTCGCGACGTCCCTCGTGAGTGGTGCGGTGATGATCCGGACCAGATTTCGCGGCTTGTGGAACAGCTTTATGCGCGGCGCCGCCGAGTCCGGCAGCTGATTATCGATGCGAAGCAAAGTTCTTTAAGACCTTTTCCGAATTGGGAATAG
- a CDS encoding DUF3037 domain-containing protein yields MAAVEKFKECSLYLVQYVPDVVRGEFLNIGLFLFSPRENYLGCLFTDDFRRIKRFHPQADTDFLRELQQDFEQQIDDHSDDLDSYLHWMEQSFSNMVQIAPVRACLLRDPATEIQDLFNRYVGARVEGPLPLDTRVRIKQRLRLSFVRGGLWDRPELERNIPAARWTQLHDPFTFDFGYRPVEIEGKPKSPMKFVHALSLKRDVELAKVLVYTMGHVRRSEPAELTAIVEGTAGNEDEAATLSQSILEEAGISIQPVAFADTYAQSIRRELAF; encoded by the coding sequence ATGGCTGCTGTCGAAAAATTCAAGGAGTGCTCGCTCTACCTGGTGCAATATGTGCCGGACGTTGTGCGGGGCGAGTTCCTGAATATAGGCTTGTTTCTCTTCAGTCCCCGGGAGAATTATCTGGGTTGCCTGTTCACGGATGATTTCCGCCGGATCAAGCGCTTCCATCCTCAGGCCGACACGGACTTCCTGCGTGAGCTGCAGCAGGACTTTGAACAGCAGATCGACGACCACAGCGATGACCTGGATTCCTACCTTCATTGGATGGAGCAATCCTTTTCGAATATGGTACAGATCGCCCCGGTGAGGGCTTGTTTGCTTCGTGACCCTGCGACTGAAATTCAGGACCTTTTCAACCGGTATGTGGGGGCCCGCGTGGAAGGGCCCCTTCCGCTCGATACGCGGGTGCGAATCAAACAGCGGCTGCGGCTTTCTTTTGTGCGTGGCGGCCTGTGGGACCGGCCTGAGCTCGAGAGGAATATTCCTGCCGCGCGCTGGACGCAGCTCCATGACCCTTTTACATTTGATTTCGGATACCGGCCCGTCGAAATTGAAGGCAAACCGAAGAGTCCCATGAAGTTTGTTCACGCGCTTTCACTCAAGAGGGACGTCGAACTGGCCAAGGTGCTGGTTTACACCATGGGCCACGTCCGCCGCAGCGAGCCGGCTGAATTGACGGCTATCGTCGAGGGAACGGCGGGTAACGAGGATGAAGCGGCTACGCTTTCACAAAGTATCCTGGAAGAGGCGGGAATTTCCATTCAGCCGGTGGCGTTTGCCGACACTTACGCCCAGTCGATTCGCCGCGAGCTGGCCTTTTAG
- a CDS encoding 2-oxo acid dehydrogenase subunit E2 has product MPTNVVMPQLGESVAEGTIIKWLKKPGDHVDRDEPLFEITTDKVDAEIPSPAEGTLTKILAAENETVAVNTVVAVIDGQGAAEAVTAAPTVAEAPAPEVEPAAQVRPTPAPVEVSPAAASPATAVRPGEKLRSSPLVRRIAQEHNVDLSRVRGTGLGGRISKKDILKFLEGRTPDIAGIPGARLTPPQKPTLSREPVITFGGPTHAAAMTPQRRLIAEHMIASKKTSAHVTTVFEVDMTRVVQTRERMAEEFERSQGLKLTYTPFIARAAVEAIKQFPIFNSSVEGTNIIYRQAINLGIAVALETGLIVPVIKNAGDKDFPAMASAVQDLASRARSKRLSVDEVQEGTFTITNPGVFGSLFGTPIINQPQVAILGAGVIERRPVVRDEAIAIRSMAYLMLTFDHRIIDGAVADQFMAYLKNCLESWQEPVL; this is encoded by the coding sequence ATGCCGACAAATGTCGTGATGCCCCAGCTGGGGGAGAGCGTCGCCGAAGGAACGATCATTAAATGGCTGAAAAAGCCGGGTGATCACGTCGACCGCGACGAGCCTCTTTTTGAAATCACTACAGACAAGGTGGATGCCGAAATCCCCTCTCCCGCTGAGGGAACCCTCACGAAGATCCTGGCGGCTGAAAATGAAACGGTAGCAGTGAATACCGTGGTTGCCGTTATCGACGGACAAGGGGCGGCCGAAGCCGTTACCGCGGCGCCAACAGTCGCAGAAGCGCCTGCCCCGGAGGTCGAGCCGGCGGCCCAGGTCCGGCCCACCCCGGCTCCCGTGGAAGTTTCTCCTGCTGCCGCTTCACCGGCCACTGCTGTCCGACCGGGTGAAAAGCTCCGCTCCTCGCCTCTTGTCCGGCGGATTGCGCAGGAGCACAATGTGGACCTCTCGCGGGTAAGAGGAACAGGGTTAGGAGGCAGGATCAGCAAGAAGGATATTCTGAAATTCCTCGAGGGGCGCACACCTGATATCGCCGGAATTCCGGGCGCGAGGCTGACACCTCCTCAAAAGCCCACCCTGTCGCGCGAACCTGTAATCACATTTGGCGGGCCGACTCATGCGGCGGCCATGACTCCCCAGCGGCGCCTGATTGCCGAACACATGATTGCCAGCAAAAAGACTTCTGCGCACGTAACAACCGTATTCGAAGTCGATATGACCAGAGTTGTGCAAACCCGTGAGCGGATGGCAGAGGAATTTGAGCGCAGCCAGGGTCTGAAGCTAACCTACACTCCGTTTATCGCGCGCGCCGCAGTCGAGGCAATCAAGCAATTCCCGATATTCAATTCTTCGGTCGAAGGCACAAACATCATCTATAGGCAGGCTATCAATCTGGGAATTGCGGTGGCGTTGGAAACCGGGCTCATTGTCCCGGTCATTAAGAATGCTGGAGACAAGGATTTCCCGGCAATGGCCAGCGCTGTTCAAGACCTTGCCAGCCGCGCCCGCTCAAAGCGCCTGAGCGTTGATGAGGTGCAGGAAGGCACCTTTACCATAACGAACCCGGGAGTTTTCGGCAGCTTGTTTGGAACGCCAATTATCAACCAGCCTCAGGTTGCCATCCTGGGAGCCGGAGTGATCGAGAGGCGACCGGTCGTCCGCGATGAGGCGATTGCGATCCGCTCAATGGCATATCTGATGCTGACCTTCGACCACAGAATCATCGACGGCGCCGTCGCAGACCAGTTTATGGCCTATCTGAAGAATTGCCTGGAATCCTGGCAGGAGCCCGTTCTGTAG
- a CDS encoding alpha-ketoacid dehydrogenase subunit beta, with amino-acid sequence MPQLTYLEAIRQGIWEEMERDPSVFILGEDIGPYGGAFKVTAGMLEKFGEDRVIDTPISESAIVGAAVGAALMGMRPVAEMQFMDFISCVFDQIVNMAAKIHYRWGAAVPIVIRGPSGAGVHGGPFHSQSNEMWFAHVPGLKVVAPATVYDAKGMIKASIRDNNPVIFFEHKYLYRRIKDDVPGEDFIVPLGKAAVRREGSDIAVVTYGAMVWTALEAAEQLAREGISLEVVDLRTLLPYDERCVLSSVRKCSKVILLHEDTRIGGLAGELAAVIAEQAFEDLDGPIVRVTAPDTPVPFSPPLEEYFLPNVQKIADAARQLAAY; translated from the coding sequence ATGCCACAGCTGACTTATCTTGAAGCAATTCGACAGGGCATATGGGAGGAGATGGAGCGCGATCCTTCCGTTTTTATTCTGGGTGAGGATATCGGCCCTTACGGCGGCGCGTTCAAAGTGACCGCCGGAATGCTGGAAAAGTTTGGCGAGGACCGCGTAATTGACACTCCCATCTCTGAATCGGCTATTGTAGGCGCTGCCGTCGGCGCGGCCCTGATGGGAATGCGCCCCGTGGCGGAGATGCAGTTCATGGATTTCATCTCCTGCGTGTTTGACCAGATTGTTAACATGGCGGCAAAGATCCACTACCGGTGGGGCGCCGCCGTGCCGATCGTAATTCGAGGTCCGTCGGGCGCCGGCGTGCATGGCGGTCCGTTCCACTCCCAGTCGAATGAAATGTGGTTTGCACACGTCCCCGGGCTGAAAGTGGTGGCTCCGGCTACGGTATACGATGCCAAAGGCATGATCAAGGCATCAATCCGCGACAATAATCCAGTCATCTTCTTCGAGCACAAGTACCTTTACCGGCGGATCAAGGATGATGTGCCCGGTGAAGACTTTATCGTGCCGCTGGGCAAGGCGGCCGTTCGCAGAGAAGGGAGTGACATAGCCGTTGTCACGTATGGAGCCATGGTATGGACCGCGCTGGAAGCGGCAGAGCAGCTTGCGCGGGAAGGCATCTCGCTTGAGGTCGTTGACCTCCGGACACTGTTGCCGTACGATGAGCGGTGCGTGCTGTCCAGTGTGCGGAAATGCAGCAAGGTGATCTTGCTGCATGAGGACACGCGAATTGGCGGTCTGGCAGGAGAGCTCGCAGCGGTGATCGCTGAGCAGGCTTTCGAGGACCTGGATGGCCCGATCGTTCGGGTTACAGCGCCGGACACTCCGGTTCCGTTTTCGCCGCCGCTCGAAGAGTATTTCCTGCCTAACGTCCAGAAGATTGCAGATGCAGCGCGGCAGCTTGCAGCCTATTAG